One genomic window of Vagococcus sp. CY52-2 includes the following:
- a CDS encoding PBSX family phage terminase large subunit gives MTINISIPKPETVFNDYIYDCLFDYSYPTEVHYGGASSGKSHGVVQKVVLKSLQNWEHPRRVLWLRKVASTIKESIFQDVLECLSSFQILEHCKVNMTDRRIELPNKAQFIFKGMDNPEKIKSIKGVSDVVMEEATEFTLDDYTQLTLRTREKKHKDKQIYMMFNPVSKVNWVYSYFFINKQPDAKVYQTTYKHNRFLDERTKQNIELLAQRNEAYYKIYALGEFATLDKLIFPKYERRLLNKDELSHLPSYFGVDFGFVNDPSAFIHLKIDEDNKTIYFIEEYVKKGMLNNELAETIKTLGYSKEVITADSAEKKSIEEMRRNGIERIKPAKKGPDSIIQGINFLQQYDFVVDERCVKLIEELENYTWLKDSKTNEYTNRPIDSYNHVIDATRYAVEAINGKGQIKVQFFKGGL, from the coding sequence ATGACGATTAATATATCTATACCAAAACCCGAAACAGTATTTAATGATTATATATACGATTGCTTGTTTGATTACTCCTACCCTACTGAAGTTCATTATGGCGGTGCTAGTAGTGGTAAATCGCACGGCGTAGTACAAAAGGTCGTGCTTAAGTCATTGCAGAATTGGGAGCATCCTAGACGTGTTCTGTGGCTTAGAAAAGTAGCGTCAACGATTAAAGAATCTATTTTTCAAGATGTTTTAGAATGTTTGTCGTCGTTCCAGATATTAGAGCATTGCAAAGTTAACATGACTGACAGACGTATTGAACTACCTAATAAAGCACAGTTTATTTTTAAAGGGATGGACAACCCTGAAAAGATTAAGTCTATTAAAGGTGTTTCGGACGTTGTGATGGAAGAAGCGACAGAATTCACACTTGATGATTACACACAGTTAACACTTAGAACTCGTGAGAAAAAGCATAAAGACAAACAAATATACATGATGTTTAACCCAGTTTCTAAAGTGAATTGGGTTTATTCGTATTTCTTCATTAATAAGCAACCAGACGCAAAAGTTTATCAAACGACATATAAACACAATCGTTTCTTAGATGAACGTACAAAGCAAAATATAGAACTTTTAGCACAACGTAATGAGGCTTACTACAAAATATATGCACTTGGCGAGTTTGCTACGTTAGATAAGCTTATTTTCCCTAAGTATGAACGTAGATTATTGAATAAAGATGAACTATCTCATCTACCGTCATATTTTGGCGTCGATTTTGGTTTCGTTAATGACCCGTCTGCTTTTATTCACTTAAAAATAGATGAAGACAACAAAACGATTTATTTCATTGAGGAATACGTTAAAAAAGGGATGTTGAACAACGAGTTAGCAGAAACGATTAAAACTTTAGGCTATTCAAAAGAAGTTATCACTGCTGATTCTGCTGAAAAGAAATCTATTGAGGAAATGCGTAGAAATGGTATTGAACGAATTAAACCAGCTAAAAAGGGTCCCGATTCAATCATTCAAGGGATTAACTTCCTGCAGCAATATGATTTTGTGGTTGATGAACGTTGTGTGAAGTTGATTGAGGAGTTAGAAAACTATACCTGGCTTAAAGACAGCAAGACAAACGAATATACTAATAGACCGATTGATTCATATAACCACGTTATAGATGCAACTAGATACGCCGTAGAAGCAATAAACGGCAAAGGACAGATTAAAGTACAATTTTTCAAAGGAGGATTGTAA
- a CDS encoding nucleotide modification associated domain-containing protein, with the protein MEPHDNVKDIIESISENNEELFHKIIQELEQTYLAKNADYGNSFEQSLDEFGEVAGVVRIGDKFNRAKNLSKNKANVVDESKIDTLFDMATYCIMQAMWLMKQEG; encoded by the coding sequence ATGGAACCACATGACAATGTAAAAGACATAATAGAATCTATTAGTGAAAACAACGAAGAACTTTTCCACAAAATTATCCAGGAATTAGAACAAACGTATCTAGCTAAAAACGCAGATTACGGCAATTCATTCGAGCAATCATTAGATGAGTTCGGGGAAGTTGCTGGAGTAGTTAGAATAGGCGATAAGTTTAATCGTGCTAAAAACTTATCTAAAAATAAAGCGAATGTGGTAGACGAAAGTAAAATCGACACACTATTTGATATGGCTACTTATTGTATTATGCAAGCTATGTGGCTGATGAAACAGGAGGGATAG
- a CDS encoding N-6 DNA methylase: MLSISDINNLIGVDESFHASYKLSEILEQKEVREDLFNRFLKKESDLSYDWFTEYFQAEHSDRKGKKQDFTPDGIIKIASGVLGPVDSNADICAGTGGLTIKRYSENKDASFYCEEFSDRAMPFLLFNLAIRNVDATVFHGDSLTREAKSIYKLSKSDIYSDIEKISEIPEINAETTIMNPPYSIPWDAKKERLQEDRFKDYEVLAPKAKADYAFLLQGLHMLKENGVMSIILPHGVLFRGAAEGKIRQKLLELNYIDAVIGLPPKAFIATDIPTVILVLKKNRCNKDVLFIDASKECVKSGSYNVIEQDNVNKILSIYHEREIVDKFSNVITFDEILENDFNLNIPRYVDTFEEEEPIDLTKNLNELQEIDKKIRESEIELASMLSELVSSDVNSSVQEEIDGLSNYFYQRNNHFPRKKTYKGEQLSLL; the protein is encoded by the coding sequence ATGCTATCAATAAGCGATATAAACAATTTAATAGGCGTAGATGAGAGTTTTCACGCTTCGTATAAATTATCAGAAATATTAGAACAAAAAGAAGTTAGAGAAGATTTATTTAATCGTTTTTTAAAAAAAGAAAGCGACTTGTCATACGATTGGTTTACGGAATATTTTCAAGCAGAGCATTCTGACCGGAAAGGGAAAAAACAAGATTTTACGCCTGATGGAATAATAAAAATAGCAAGCGGCGTTTTAGGTCCAGTTGACTCAAATGCTGATATATGCGCGGGAACTGGTGGCTTAACGATTAAGCGATATTCAGAAAATAAAGATGCGTCATTCTATTGTGAGGAGTTTTCTGATAGAGCGATGCCATTTTTATTATTCAATCTTGCGATAAGGAATGTTGACGCTACAGTTTTTCATGGTGACTCTTTGACAAGAGAAGCTAAAAGTATTTATAAGCTGTCTAAGAGTGATATCTATTCCGATATAGAAAAAATAAGCGAAATACCTGAAATTAATGCTGAAACAACTATCATGAACCCGCCTTATTCAATACCGTGGGATGCTAAAAAAGAGAGGCTGCAAGAAGATAGGTTCAAAGATTATGAAGTGTTAGCTCCGAAAGCAAAAGCAGATTATGCGTTTTTACTACAAGGGTTACACATGTTAAAAGAAAACGGAGTTATGTCCATAATTTTACCGCACGGTGTTCTCTTTAGAGGGGCAGCAGAAGGGAAAATAAGACAAAAATTATTGGAACTTAATTACATAGATGCTGTTATAGGTTTACCACCAAAAGCATTTATAGCAACTGATATACCTACAGTAATACTTGTATTGAAAAAAAATAGATGTAATAAAGATGTGTTGTTCATTGACGCTTCTAAAGAGTGCGTAAAAAGTGGAAGCTACAACGTAATAGAGCAAGACAATGTGAACAAAATACTAAGCATTTACCATGAAAGGGAAATAGTTGATAAATTTAGCAATGTAATAACGTTTGATGAAATCCTAGAAAATGACTTTAACTTAAATATACCGCGTTATGTTGATACATTTGAAGAAGAAGAACCAATAGATTTAACAAAAAACTTAAATGAGTTGCAAGAAATAGATAAGAAAATTAGGGAGAGCGAAATTGAATTAGCGTCTATGTTGTCAGAGTTAGTGAGTTCAGATGTAAATTCAAGCGTACAAGAAGAAATAGACGGTCTGTCTAATTATTTTTATCAAAGAAATAACCATTTCCCAAGAAAGAAAACATATAAAGGGGAGCAGTTGAGCTTATTATGA
- a CDS encoding terminase small subunit gives MSELNQRQQAFADEYIITGNAYQSAIRAGYTENYAKNAKEKLVDKGGSVSEYIKEKLKQIQTEKHLTMEEALAITSSIARGEPQIYVSRELDPETQEVLSEELHQHSASSKERNQALEHFYKINGVFTEKRDVDLKNTDINIVIGDKDDD, from the coding sequence GTGAGTGAGTTAAATCAACGACAACAAGCGTTTGCTGATGAGTACATCATCACAGGCAACGCATATCAATCAGCGATAAGGGCAGGCTATACAGAAAACTATGCTAAGAATGCAAAAGAAAAACTGGTGGATAAAGGTGGAAGTGTATCGGAATATATCAAAGAAAAGTTAAAACAAATCCAAACAGAAAAACATTTAACAATGGAAGAAGCGTTGGCTATTACATCGTCAATTGCAAGAGGTGAACCGCAAATTTATGTATCTAGAGAACTTGATCCAGAAACACAAGAAGTGTTATCTGAAGAATTGCATCAACATTCAGCTAGTTCTAAAGAACGTAATCAAGCGCTAGAACATTTTTATAAGATAAATGGCGTGTTCACCGAAAAACGTGATGTGGACTTAAAAAACACTGACATTAATATTGTGATTGGTGATAAAGATGACGATTAA
- a CDS encoding type IV toxin-antitoxin system AbiEi family antitoxin domain-containing protein: MNSQTAWGIAIRDKVVTFVRENNGATTKEIGEKVGNEAVGQLSRLVETGQLIRTKRGYYEFQAVRVTVK, from the coding sequence ATGAACTCACAAACGGCATGGGGAATAGCGATAAGAGATAAAGTAGTAACTTTTGTTAGAGAAAATAATGGTGCTACGACTAAAGAAATTGGAGAAAAAGTTGGTAATGAAGCAGTTGGTCAACTATCAAGATTAGTTGAAACAGGTCAATTAATTAGAACGAAGCGTGGTTATTATGAATTTCAAGCAGTTAGAGTGACTGTGAAGTGA
- a CDS encoding transcriptional regulator, whose protein sequence is MAVKLLDDAELKSLELEFRKHRQFQVNMATIMLGRAWKEDDANFWVKGSGGRNEKALNDLIFKDESIPYQINYLKNQAIENAFSKLSNELKHIVEKYMWGEYSYLKWSEVAEREYVSKSTIYEWRYKILETYAYETGKLV, encoded by the coding sequence TTGGCAGTTAAATTATTAGACGACGCTGAATTAAAGTCATTAGAATTAGAGTTCCGTAAACATAGACAGTTTCAAGTTAACATGGCAACGATTATGTTAGGACGTGCGTGGAAAGAAGATGATGCAAACTTTTGGGTAAAAGGTAGCGGAGGACGTAATGAGAAAGCGTTGAACGATCTAATATTTAAAGACGAAAGCATACCGTACCAAATAAATTATTTAAAAAATCAAGCGATAGAGAACGCATTTAGCAAGTTATCGAATGAGCTGAAACATATCGTTGAAAAATACATGTGGGGTGAATACTCATATTTAAAATGGTCGGAAGTAGCAGAACGTGAGTATGTCTCTAAGTCAACTATTTACGAATGGCGATATAAAATTTTAGAGACATATGCGTATGAAACAGGAAAATTAGTTTAA
- a CDS encoding VRR-NUC domain-containing protein produces the protein MKSEHEIQNEIRLALGKNNCLVFRTNVGKVQMKDGRWFDTGLPKGFTDLMGCRLSDGKIFFIEVKNAKGTVRDAQKIFIDRMKKYGLIAGVARSPEQALKIVLGDNNV, from the coding sequence TTGAAATCGGAACACGAGATTCAAAATGAGATTAGATTGGCACTAGGTAAAAATAATTGTTTGGTATTTAGAACAAATGTGGGAAAAGTTCAGATGAAAGACGGTCGATGGTTTGATACAGGACTGCCGAAAGGTTTTACAGATTTAATGGGTTGTCGTTTATCTGACGGAAAAATATTTTTTATTGAAGTGAAAAATGCGAAAGGAACGGTTAGGGACGCACAGAAAATATTTATTGATCGCATGAAAAAATATGGATTGATTGCAGGAGTTGCGAGAAGTCCAGAACAAGCGTTAAAAATCGTGTTAGGTGACAACAATGTCTGA
- a CDS encoding dUTP diphosphatase, producing the protein MNFKKLQTMQEELDNAILSEKPEMTAEERFNQTLVSLDVEIAEIANCSEHFKFWKDNKGKVDEKRFYECKSPYFKEIYYFDRLGSNNEKLTRQQAHKLTLVEECSDALHFILSLANQLEVEIHSDFEFETTNDELFLDLNAQIQHLRTTVNDDIFFKEANVTSLIDIFLSYTKNLGVTTEELEQAYYEKNEINYKRLREGY; encoded by the coding sequence ATGAACTTCAAAAAACTACAAACAATGCAGGAAGAACTAGATAACGCTATTTTATCAGAGAAACCAGAAATGACAGCAGAGGAGCGATTTAACCAAACATTAGTTTCTTTAGATGTTGAAATAGCAGAGATAGCGAATTGTTCAGAACATTTTAAGTTCTGGAAGGATAACAAGGGGAAAGTTGACGAAAAGAGATTTTACGAATGTAAAAGTCCATATTTTAAAGAAATTTATTATTTTGACAGATTAGGGAGTAATAACGAGAAACTCACTCGTCAACAAGCACACAAATTAACGCTAGTCGAAGAATGTTCAGACGCATTGCATTTTATATTAAGTTTAGCGAATCAGTTAGAGGTTGAAATTCATAGCGATTTTGAATTTGAAACAACAAATGATGAATTGTTTTTAGACTTGAATGCTCAAATACAACACCTGCGAACAACTGTTAATGACGATATCTTTTTTAAAGAAGCAAACGTAACTTCATTGATTGATATTTTTCTAAGTTACACTAAAAATTTAGGCGTCACTACAGAAGAACTTGAACAAGCGTACTACGAGAAAAACGAGATTAATTATAAGAGGTTGAGAGAGGGGTATTAA
- a CDS encoding restriction endonuclease subunit S, giving the protein MIDINTYLEVKLEDVADFERAKKGKVYPAGSSYIQISATRGQIGFLYEPGTIKSKDVVIIPQAGIDRYYFNIILQRNINEFINKYSTGINIQEKEIANFPIQLHGYVEQVTIAKIVRQMDNRYKEKESEVENIKQLKKGLLSKMFV; this is encoded by the coding sequence ATGATAGATATCAATACATATTTAGAAGTTAAGTTAGAAGATGTGGCAGATTTCGAAAGAGCTAAAAAAGGTAAAGTCTATCCAGCTGGCAGTTCTTACATTCAAATTTCTGCAACAAGAGGGCAAATAGGTTTTTTATACGAGCCAGGAACAATAAAAAGCAAAGACGTCGTTATAATTCCGCAAGCTGGTATTGATAGATATTATTTCAATATAATTCTACAAAGGAACATAAATGAGTTTATTAATAAATATTCTACTGGTATAAATATACAAGAAAAAGAAATAGCAAATTTTCCTATACAGCTTCACGGGTATGTGGAGCAAGTCACTATAGCTAAAATAGTGCGGCAAATGGATAATAGGTATAAAGAAAAAGAAAGCGAAGTAGAAAATATAAAACAATTAAAAAAAGGGTTGTTAAGTAAGATGTTCGTTTGA
- a CDS encoding phage/plasmid primase, P4 family — MYEHIPDELKNLKHWCIYKLVWDEKRQKNTKVPFNAYTGQHAKSNDESTWSDYQTALSAIHLYGGTGLGFFFKPPYFGIDIDNAEGEIQRYLTGDIESNMIYEFIESMKSYSEYSQSGTGIHIIAKGELPEGRRRKGDVEIYNNGRFFVMTGNIASEYKTISEPKKTTVERLYKRYIGESKVIEFNRDKDMPTIDLSVDEIIEKAKQSKQGNRFQVFLDGGWESFYDSQSEADLAFANDLAFWCGRDFSKMDEIFRNSAMYRDKYDEKRGPKTYGQALLDKAIHETSSIYNPKQKTDFKIYIKDQEDKPKERKFYSYDDTGNADRFCDIYGSLVKYSYINKVWYYYNGKVWQEDLTGEVRKMIDTTVEIMKNEPIELSEDMDEDTKNNILKAWDKHVKRSRGNAGKNAMMDEVKHRLAVLPEEFDKDKTLFNTQNGYLSLTDGKLFDHEIDKLFTRISTVEYTDTIDCPQWEEFISEIFAHDEELIHYIQKAVGYSLTGSTREQSMFILFGNGRNGKSVFLDIISEIMGSYAMTMQAQTIMVKQNSSNANSDIARLKGARLVTSSEPNEGVRLDEGLVKQLTGGDKVTARHLYGKEFEFEPEFKLWLATNHKPIIRGTDDGIWRRLNLIPFTVQIPDHKVDKNLPHKLRSEMVGILNWCITGCLMWQREGLKQPKAVYEASKEYRQEMDVISRFIDEQCETGPDYKIKASELFNAYREWAKENNEHDFSNTKFGKEVSKRYNKKKSNGVMVYEGIKLTARAFDNIRQIL, encoded by the coding sequence ATGTACGAACATATTCCAGACGAATTAAAAAATCTCAAACATTGGTGTATTTATAAACTCGTTTGGGATGAGAAACGTCAAAAAAATACTAAAGTTCCTTTCAATGCATACACTGGTCAACATGCTAAATCGAATGATGAGAGTACGTGGTCTGATTATCAGACTGCACTCTCTGCCATTCATTTATATGGCGGTACAGGTTTAGGTTTCTTCTTTAAACCTCCGTACTTCGGAATTGACATTGATAATGCAGAGGGAGAAATACAACGATATTTAACAGGCGACATTGAAAGCAACATGATTTATGAGTTTATCGAATCAATGAAATCATATTCGGAATACTCACAATCTGGTACAGGTATTCATATTATCGCTAAAGGAGAATTGCCAGAAGGACGCAGACGTAAAGGCGATGTCGAGATATACAATAACGGTCGTTTCTTCGTCATGACAGGCAATATAGCAAGCGAGTATAAAACTATATCAGAACCAAAGAAAACGACCGTAGAACGCTTATACAAGCGTTACATAGGTGAATCTAAAGTTATCGAGTTTAATCGTGATAAAGATATGCCCACAATTGATTTATCTGTAGATGAAATCATCGAAAAAGCAAAGCAATCAAAACAAGGTAACAGATTCCAAGTGTTTTTAGACGGTGGTTGGGAATCGTTTTATGATTCGCAGTCAGAAGCGGATTTAGCATTTGCGAACGATTTAGCGTTTTGGTGCGGTAGAGATTTTTCTAAAATGGATGAAATTTTTAGAAATTCAGCAATGTACCGTGATAAATACGATGAAAAACGAGGACCGAAAACATACGGTCAAGCATTGTTAGATAAAGCAATTCACGAAACAAGTTCAATCTACAATCCGAAACAAAAAACTGATTTTAAGATTTATATTAAAGACCAGGAAGATAAACCGAAAGAACGAAAGTTTTATTCCTACGATGATACAGGTAATGCGGATAGGTTTTGTGATATATACGGTAGCTTAGTTAAATACTCATACATTAATAAAGTTTGGTATTACTACAACGGTAAAGTGTGGCAGGAGGATCTAACTGGTGAAGTTAGAAAAATGATTGATACGACTGTTGAAATCATGAAGAATGAGCCAATCGAATTATCGGAAGATATGGATGAAGATACTAAAAACAATATTTTAAAAGCGTGGGATAAACACGTTAAACGTTCACGAGGTAACGCAGGTAAGAACGCTATGATGGACGAAGTAAAACATCGCTTGGCAGTTCTTCCAGAAGAATTTGATAAAGATAAAACATTATTTAATACGCAAAATGGTTACTTGTCTTTAACTGATGGCAAGTTATTCGACCACGAAATAGATAAATTATTTACACGAATTTCAACAGTTGAATACACAGACACGATTGATTGCCCACAATGGGAAGAATTTATTAGTGAGATATTCGCACACGATGAAGAATTAATTCATTACATACAAAAAGCAGTCGGTTACTCGCTAACTGGGTCCACGAGAGAACAATCAATGTTTATTCTTTTCGGTAACGGTCGAAACGGTAAGTCTGTATTTTTAGATATTATATCTGAAATCATGGGTAGTTATGCCATGACGATGCAGGCGCAAACAATCATGGTTAAACAAAATTCTAGTAACGCCAATTCAGATATCGCACGCTTAAAAGGTGCTAGGTTAGTTACCAGTTCAGAACCTAACGAAGGAGTAAGGCTTGATGAAGGTCTTGTTAAACAGTTGACTGGTGGCGATAAAGTAACAGCTAGACATTTATACGGTAAAGAATTCGAGTTCGAACCAGAGTTTAAATTATGGCTAGCGACTAACCACAAACCTATTATACGAGGAACAGACGATGGAATTTGGCGACGTTTAAATTTAATTCCTTTCACAGTACAAATTCCAGATCATAAAGTTGATAAAAATCTACCACATAAATTAAGAAGTGAAATGGTCGGCATACTAAATTGGTGCATTACTGGTTGTTTAATGTGGCAGAGAGAGGGATTAAAGCAACCGAAAGCAGTTTATGAAGCGAGTAAAGAATATAGACAAGAAATGGATGTTATATCTCGATTTATTGACGAACAGTGCGAAACTGGTCCAGATTACAAAATTAAGGCTAGCGAGCTGTTTAATGCTTATCGTGAATGGGCGAAAGAAAATAATGAGCATGATTTTAGTAATACGAAATTCGGTAAAGAAGTAAGTAAAAGGTATAACAAGAAAAAGTCGAACGGTGTCATGGTATATGAGGGGATTAAATTGACTGCAAGAGCATTCGATAATATCCGTCAGATACTTTAG